A region from the Sulfurivermis fontis genome encodes:
- a CDS encoding anhydro-N-acetylmuramic acid kinase, which produces MADARYIGLMSGTSLDGVDALLVDFTAAQPRAIASHYHPYPAELRSELLTLCHASHIELHRLAQLDVMLGELYAAAVRELLNTSRTDANTVAAIGSHGQTVRHHPAGPHPYTLQLGDPNIIAERTGITTVADFRRRDIAAGGQGAPLVPAFHAALFRHAGRNRVILNLGGMANITVLPRDTAIPVTGFDTGPGNVLLDGWAARHRGTPYDAGGAWAAGGSVLPALLRRLLADPYFTAPPPKSTGRERFHLEWLEAQLEGTEDPQDVQATLLELTARSVAQAIADHAANADEILVCGGGAGNGALMQRIGFHLAPRAVHSTLHHGVEPQAVEAMAFAWLARQTLCGEAGNLPAVTGARHPVVLGGIYRGRLNADR; this is translated from the coding sequence TTGGCCGACGCGCGCTACATCGGTCTGATGTCCGGCACCAGCCTGGATGGTGTCGATGCCCTGCTGGTGGATTTTACCGCCGCACAGCCCCGTGCCATCGCCAGCCATTACCATCCCTATCCCGCCGAACTGCGCAGCGAACTGCTGACCCTGTGCCACGCCAGTCACATCGAACTGCACCGGCTGGCACAACTGGATGTCATGCTCGGTGAGCTATATGCCGCAGCTGTCCGGGAGTTGCTCAACACCAGCCGCACTGACGCCAACACCGTCGCCGCCATCGGCAGCCACGGCCAGACCGTGCGCCATCATCCCGCAGGCCCGCATCCCTATACCCTGCAATTGGGCGACCCCAACATCATCGCCGAACGCACCGGCATTACCACGGTGGCCGATTTCCGCCGCCGCGACATCGCTGCCGGCGGCCAGGGCGCCCCGCTGGTGCCGGCCTTTCATGCCGCCCTGTTTCGCCACGCTGGCCGCAACCGCGTCATCCTCAATCTCGGCGGCATGGCCAACATCACCGTACTGCCGCGGGATACGGCCATTCCCGTCACCGGCTTCGATACCGGTCCCGGCAACGTCCTGCTCGACGGCTGGGCCGCCCGCCACCGTGGCACTCCCTATGATGCCGGCGGCGCCTGGGCTGCGGGCGGCAGTGTGCTGCCGGCACTGCTGCGGCGCCTGCTCGCCGACCCGTATTTCACCGCGCCGCCGCCGAAGAGCACCGGGCGGGAACGTTTCCACCTGGAGTGGCTGGAGGCACAACTGGAGGGAACAGAAGATCCGCAGGATGTGCAGGCCACCCTGCTGGAACTGACGGCACGCAGCGTGGCACAGGCCATCGCCGACCATGCCGCGAATGCGGATGAAATCTTGGTGTGCGGCGGAGGCGCCGGCAACGGCGCCCTGATGCAACGGATTGGCTTTCACCTCGCACCACGCGCCGTACACAGTACCCTGCATCATGGCGTCGAACCCCAGGCGGTGGAGGCCATGGCCTTCGCCTGGCTGGCACGGCAGACACTGTGCGGCGAGGCCGGCAACCTGCCGGCCGTGACCGGCGCGCGTCACCCGGTGGTACTGGGCGGCATCTACCGCGGTCGTCTCAACGCCGATCGATGA
- a CDS encoding OapA family protein yields the protein MDYNNILNKDCKSLGPPPQRSPLRRRSIHAMILGAAAVVGVLALLQPADNAAAIRHEATTQALSLPLPETAVATISTEPTAQVAEAPWQEITVRPGDTLSAIFDRLKLGATELHAVMNADRAMTTTLRQLLPGQVLRFQVDEARRQLNALHYGIDELTTLALERSDGGFTARHITRQVENRLAYSSATIDTSLFAAGQRAGLSDGLIMELATIFGWDIDFALDIRSGDSFTLLYEQTYLDGEHLRDGNILAAEFINQGRVYRAIRFTDTHGNANFYTPDGLSMRKAFLRSPVDFNRISSGFQPERFHPVLGIKRPHRGVDYAAAIGTPIKASGDGRIEFMGTKGGYGKTVILQHGGAYRTLYAHMSRFRPGLRSGTRVKQGQIIGYVGKTGVATGPHLHYEFLVNGVHRNPLTVKLPTAAPLPAQYREEFQQQAQLRLAQLEAVKQTMLAMNNR from the coding sequence GTGGATTACAACAACATCTTAAATAAGGACTGCAAATCTCTGGGGCCGCCCCCCCAGCGCAGCCCGCTGCGCCGCCGCAGCATCCACGCCATGATCCTCGGTGCCGCCGCCGTGGTTGGCGTGCTGGCCCTGCTGCAGCCGGCCGACAATGCCGCCGCCATACGCCATGAAGCCACTACGCAGGCGCTGAGCCTGCCCCTGCCGGAAACCGCCGTTGCCACCATCTCCACAGAGCCCACGGCGCAGGTCGCAGAGGCGCCCTGGCAAGAGATAACGGTGCGTCCTGGGGATACCCTGTCGGCTATCTTCGACCGCCTCAAGCTCGGCGCCACCGAGCTGCATGCTGTGATGAACGCCGATCGGGCCATGACCACCACCCTGCGCCAGCTGCTGCCAGGCCAGGTGCTGCGCTTCCAGGTGGACGAAGCCCGGCGACAGCTGAATGCCCTGCACTATGGCATCGACGAATTGACCACCCTGGCACTGGAGCGCAGCGACGGGGGGTTCACCGCCAGGCACATCACCCGCCAGGTGGAAAATCGCCTCGCCTACAGCAGCGCCACCATCGACACTTCACTGTTCGCCGCCGGCCAGCGGGCCGGTCTGTCGGACGGCCTGATCATGGAACTGGCGACCATCTTCGGCTGGGACATCGACTTTGCCCTGGACATCCGCAGCGGCGACAGCTTCACCCTGCTGTACGAGCAGACCTACCTCGATGGCGAACACCTGCGTGACGGCAATATCCTCGCTGCGGAGTTCATCAATCAGGGCCGGGTCTATCGCGCCATCCGCTTCACCGACACGCACGGCAATGCCAATTTCTACACTCCGGACGGCTTGTCCATGCGCAAGGCCTTCCTGCGTTCCCCGGTCGACTTCAACCGGATCAGTTCCGGTTTCCAGCCCGAACGCTTCCACCCGGTACTGGGCATCAAACGTCCTCACCGCGGCGTGGACTACGCCGCCGCCATCGGCACCCCCATCAAGGCCTCCGGCGACGGTCGCATCGAGTTCATGGGCACCAAGGGCGGCTATGGAAAAACAGTGATCCTGCAGCACGGCGGCGCCTACCGCACGCTGTACGCCCACATGTCCCGCTTCCGCCCCGGCCTGCGCAGCGGTACCCGCGTCAAACAGGGCCAGATCATCGGCTATGTCGGCAAGACCGGCGTCGCCACCGGCCCACACCTGCACTATGAATTCCTGGTCAACGGCGTGCACCGCAATCCGCTCACCGTCAAGCTGCCCACCGCCGCACCGCTCCCCGCCCAATACCGCGAGGAGTTCCAGCAGCAGGCCCAGCTGCGTCTGGCCCAGCTGGAGGCCGTGAAACAGACCATGCTGGCCATGAACAACCGCTGA
- a CDS encoding universal stress protein: protein MGAYKHILLAVDFSNATEMLVQRTVTLRQFCAAELSLVHVIEPVVIDPSYDVFPAVPLGLEQEAADKARKELVRLGDRLAVVPERCHVVIGSTKNEILRCARERQADLIVVGSHGRHGVALLLGSTANAVLHGAPCDVLAVRIQ from the coding sequence ATGGGGGCCTATAAGCATATTCTGCTGGCGGTGGATTTTTCCAATGCGACCGAGATGCTGGTACAACGGACAGTGACGCTGCGCCAGTTTTGCGCTGCCGAACTTTCCCTGGTGCATGTAATCGAGCCGGTCGTCATCGACCCATCTTATGATGTATTTCCCGCAGTTCCCCTTGGTCTGGAGCAGGAAGCGGCAGACAAGGCCCGCAAGGAATTGGTTCGACTGGGGGACCGTTTGGCAGTAGTGCCTGAGCGCTGTCACGTGGTGATCGGTTCGACGAAGAACGAGATTCTCCGCTGCGCACGTGAGCGGCAAGCCGATCTGATCGTAGTCGGCAGCCATGGCCGGCATGGCGTCGCCTTGTTGCTGGGCTCCACTGCGAATGCAGTTTTGCATGGTGCGCCGTGCGATGTCTTGGCTGTACGCATTCAATAG